In a single window of the Prochlorococcus marinus XMU1408 genome:
- a CDS encoding Mrp/NBP35 family ATP-binding protein — MKTIDKVLKAFDSVKDVGSKRSISELGWLKIVSVTPPKIVVRLTLPDFAQAQRDRIAGDIRESIKSLEDFEEVQIEIGNSSSSDQSPIGKAGHGGQSQGLSPVPNVKNVLAISSGKGGVGKSTIAVNLACALSQNGFKVGLLDADIYGPNTPYMLGVSEITPEVSGSGSDQKIIPIETCGIGMVSMGLLIDQDQPVIWRGPMLNGIIRQFLYQASWGERDFLIVDLPPGTGDAQLSLAQAVPMAGVIIVTTPQNVSLQDSRRGLAMFKQMNIPILGVIENMTYFIPPDQPQKSYEIFGSGGGKQLSKENNVPLLAQIPIETDIYSGTGNDLPVVHTSRDSITAKVFLELARTVSNSLSVKY, encoded by the coding sequence ATGAAAACCATCGACAAGGTTTTAAAGGCTTTTGATTCAGTCAAAGATGTAGGAAGTAAGCGATCTATTAGTGAGCTTGGATGGCTGAAAATAGTTTCAGTAACTCCACCAAAAATAGTTGTAAGATTGACTCTTCCAGATTTTGCTCAAGCTCAGAGAGATCGCATTGCTGGCGATATTAGGGAAAGTATAAAGTCTTTGGAGGATTTTGAAGAAGTTCAAATTGAGATAGGTAATTCATCTTCATCTGATCAGTCTCCAATTGGTAAAGCTGGTCACGGTGGTCAATCTCAGGGACTAAGCCCTGTACCAAATGTAAAAAATGTGCTTGCCATAAGCAGTGGTAAAGGCGGCGTAGGAAAAAGTACGATTGCGGTGAATTTAGCGTGTGCACTAAGTCAAAATGGGTTCAAGGTTGGCTTGCTTGATGCGGATATCTATGGTCCAAATACCCCCTATATGCTTGGTGTGAGTGAAATAACACCTGAAGTTAGTGGTTCTGGTTCTGATCAAAAGATTATTCCCATTGAAACCTGCGGAATCGGCATGGTTTCAATGGGATTATTAATTGATCAAGATCAGCCAGTTATTTGGCGTGGACCAATGCTGAATGGAATTATTAGGCAATTTTTATATCAAGCTTCTTGGGGAGAACGTGATTTTTTGATAGTAGACCTTCCTCCTGGAACTGGAGATGCTCAACTTTCATTGGCTCAGGCAGTGCCTATGGCAGGTGTGATCATAGTGACAACTCCACAAAATGTATCCCTTCAAGACTCAAGAAGGGGGTTGGCAATGTTTAAACAAATGAATATTCCTATCCTTGGGGTTATTGAAAATATGACTTATTTCATTCCTCCAGATCAGCCTCAAAAATCTTATGAGATTTTTGGTTCAGGTGGAGGTAAACAATTATCTAAAGAAAACAATGTCCCATTACTTGCTCAGATACCAATAGAAACAGACATCTATTCGGGTACAGGCAATGATCTTCCAGTCGTTCATACGTCTCGAGATTCAATAACAGCAAAGGTATTTTTAGAACTTGCTAGAACGGTTAGTAATTCACTATCTGTTAAATACTAA
- the hemF gene encoding oxygen-dependent coproporphyrinogen oxidase: MSSSQNLANLPAKNSRERAKKLVLGLQDEICAGLETIDGEGKFLEESWERPEGGGGRSRVLKDGKIFEQGGVNFSEVHGNELPPSIISQRPEAKGHSWFATGTSMVLHPKSPYIPTVHLNYRYFEAGPVWWFGGGADLTPFYPYLSDTRHFHSCHKAACDTINTDLHKVFKPWCDEYFFLKHRNETRGVGGIFYDYQDGSGLLYKGQNANGKASHISKELGNYSLNWENLFSLAKACGQAFLPSYEPIIKKRKNQIFSTKERDFQLYRRGRYAEFNLVWDRGTIFGLQTNGRTESILMSLPPLARWEYGYKPEENSREALLTDLFTKPQDWFTDKSLEERCSTHKALD, encoded by the coding sequence TTGTCCTCCTCACAAAATCTTGCCAATTTACCGGCAAAAAATTCAAGAGAAAGAGCTAAAAAGCTTGTCTTAGGGCTACAAGATGAAATTTGTGCTGGCCTTGAAACTATTGATGGAGAAGGGAAATTCTTAGAAGAATCTTGGGAGAGACCTGAGGGTGGCGGAGGGCGCTCCAGGGTCTTAAAAGATGGAAAAATCTTTGAACAAGGAGGCGTGAATTTTTCTGAAGTACATGGCAATGAACTACCACCTTCAATTATCAGCCAAAGGCCTGAAGCAAAAGGTCACTCTTGGTTTGCAACAGGAACCTCAATGGTTCTGCACCCCAAAAGTCCCTACATACCAACTGTGCATCTTAATTACAGATATTTTGAAGCTGGTCCTGTTTGGTGGTTTGGTGGAGGTGCGGATCTAACCCCTTTCTATCCATACCTTTCTGATACACGTCACTTTCACTCATGTCATAAAGCTGCATGTGACACCATTAACACTGATCTTCATAAGGTTTTTAAACCTTGGTGTGACGAATATTTCTTCTTAAAACATCGAAATGAAACAAGAGGAGTTGGAGGTATTTTTTATGACTATCAAGATGGATCAGGTTTACTATATAAAGGACAAAATGCCAATGGGAAAGCCTCTCACATATCAAAAGAGCTAGGGAACTATTCTTTAAATTGGGAAAATCTTTTTTCACTTGCCAAAGCATGCGGGCAGGCATTTCTGCCCTCCTATGAGCCAATAATAAAAAAGCGAAAAAATCAGATATTTTCAACAAAAGAAAGAGACTTTCAACTTTATAGGCGAGGTAGATATGCTGAATTCAATTTGGTATGGGATAGAGGCACCATTTTTGGCTTGCAAACTAATGGAAGAACTGAGTCAATATTGATGTCTTTACCACCCTTAGCAAGATGGGAGTATGGATATAAGCCAGAAGAAAATTCACGTGAGGCTCTTTTAACAGATTTATTTACTAAGCCTCAAGATTGGTTTACAGATAAATCTCTGGAAGAGAGGTGTTCAACTCATAAAGCATTGGATTAG
- a CDS encoding N-acetylmuramoyl-L-alanine amidase has protein sequence MRNKLLNSLKLIVFLITFYVFSQDYYNRNFNLTEDFELIIGESSNLPAAWVGSIDVDKNIPILILAGHADSQGLAGAGTPGEAVDKFGLNPMDPEISDELFWNLKLQESIVKLGKKKGLNISSYDPGIRNIDDANDPRTNWSVGRRFAKRGGYAIEIHFDAYGKYGVGSGLIPPFSEKPNKIDESIARTFGRFPVLFRGGLGAPRRQIRILEIGKLEGLLEKNLRNLKTRQKTIKLLANEIVQAFLDGII, from the coding sequence GTGAGAAATAAATTATTAAATAGTTTAAAATTAATAGTATTCTTAATTACTTTTTATGTTTTCTCTCAAGATTATTACAATAGGAATTTTAATCTTACTGAAGATTTTGAACTGATTATTGGTGAAAGTTCCAATCTTCCTGCAGCCTGGGTTGGAAGTATAGATGTGGATAAAAATATCCCTATTTTAATATTAGCTGGTCATGCAGATTCTCAGGGATTGGCTGGAGCTGGGACCCCTGGCGAAGCTGTTGATAAGTTTGGTTTGAATCCAATGGATCCTGAAATTAGCGATGAACTTTTTTGGAATTTAAAATTACAAGAATCAATTGTTAAACTTGGTAAAAAGAAAGGTTTAAATATCAGTTCTTATGACCCAGGGATACGAAATATAGATGATGCTAATGATCCAAGAACGAATTGGTCAGTAGGTAGGAGATTCGCCAAGCGTGGTGGGTACGCGATTGAGATTCATTTTGATGCATATGGTAAGTATGGAGTTGGTTCAGGCTTGATCCCTCCTTTCTCTGAGAAGCCAAATAAAATAGATGAGTCAATCGCAAGAACATTTGGAAGGTTTCCTGTTCTATTTAGAGGAGGTTTAGGTGCTCCAAGAAGGCAAATAAGGATTCTTGAAATTGGGAAATTAGAGGGTTTGCTAGAAAAAAATCTCAGAAATTTAAAAACAAGGCAAAAAACAATCAAGCTTCTTGCAAATGAAATAGTTCAGGCTTTTTTAGATGGAATAATCTAG
- a CDS encoding cofactor assembly of complex C subunit B yields MQSAFSSTLFLTILLAIGLGFFLRAASKDRTTVVDVQSPLPPLEVLKGISFWLEERGWKRNGGNVEEKLLIFNGNVASSTFLVIFLSCLGGVGSACLGLVLIQLYPFLSWWPLLLAAIGAPLAGFIYRVKSKREESLEVKLLSSDLSEISILRIKAHRDELIAIQSELSETLELSSENSLLSSPI; encoded by the coding sequence ATGCAATCTGCATTCTCCTCAACTTTATTTTTGACTATCCTATTAGCGATAGGCTTAGGGTTTTTTCTGCGAGCTGCTAGTAAGGACCGTACAACAGTAGTAGATGTTCAGTCTCCTTTGCCTCCTTTGGAAGTTTTGAAAGGCATTAGTTTTTGGTTAGAAGAACGTGGTTGGAAAAGAAATGGAGGCAATGTTGAAGAGAAATTGTTGATCTTTAATGGCAATGTTGCTTCTAGTACTTTTTTGGTGATCTTTTTATCTTGCCTAGGTGGAGTTGGCTCAGCCTGTTTGGGCCTTGTTCTGATTCAGCTTTATCCATTTTTGAGTTGGTGGCCATTATTACTGGCTGCAATTGGTGCACCTCTAGCTGGATTCATTTATCGTGTTAAATCCAAAAGAGAGGAATCATTAGAAGTTAAGTTATTAAGTTCAGATTTATCAGAGATCAGTATTTTACGAATCAAAGCTCATCGTGATGAGCTGATAGCAATTCAGTCGGAATTATCTGAAACTCTCGAGCTTAGTAGTGAAAATTCTCTACTTTCTTCACCTATTTAA